Proteins encoded in a region of the Vicia villosa cultivar HV-30 ecotype Madison, WI linkage group LG5, Vvil1.0, whole genome shotgun sequence genome:
- the LOC131601568 gene encoding U-box domain-containing protein 16-like: MKSHHNHNLLLHSSFTSDINNSIIDLNPNHQFTKNMPISPQTFPTTKRPPSESSFISPNLNNFNLLHSLLHLTYQISSLNAPPWCRFLLNKTSSSTIRKTQLLGVVFEDLIRSDSTSTSTSISISTTICSNSFDLCLEEMYIVLHRIKTLIEDCSNGSKFSILMQIEIIADNFNKLTGELSTLLDVFPIHQFNLNDDVLEIVHLIRKQCSESKLQLGEEQINLRNDVVSVLEGIKREIVPNKEKLASIFEKLEIRDSSTCRTEIENLQEEIQNQSEEQSKSNMFALIGLVRYAKCVLFGASTPSTRIETLRRNQSLEIVVPADYRCPISLELIRDPVVVATGQTYDRASIKLWIESGHNTCPKTGQTLAHTDLIPNHALRNMIALWCREQKIPFEDDTVTVKINGGVANKTALEATRMTASFLVNKLTLTNSMEDTNGVVYELRVLAKTDSESRACIAEAGAIELLVRFLNYEVGSNNPSLQVNAVTTILNLSILEANKIKIMESEGALNGITEVLRAGATWEAKSNAAATVFSLTGVVAFRKRLGRKTRVVSGLVELAKSGPEGAKRDALAAILNLASDRETVARLVESGAVQMTAEIMPGMPEEAVTILEAVVKRGGLVAVAAAFMGIKKLGKVLREGSERARESAAATLVTMCRKGGSEIVTELAGIHGVERVIWELMAVGSVRGRRKAATLLRILRRWAAGLDGGETEGFSTTNASVSASTTVVVPTTTSSVQ; this comes from the coding sequence ATGAAAAGTCATCATAAtcataatcttcttcttcattcttcttttaCTTCTGATATCAACAACTCTATCATAGACTTAAATCCCAATCATCAATTCACAAAAAACATGCCGATATCACCTCAAACTTTCCCTACAACTAAACGACCACCTTCAGAGTCGTCGTTTATCTCTCCAAACCTCAATAACTTCAATCTTCTCCACTCTCTGTTACACCTCACCTACCAAATATCTTCATTAAACGCACCTCCTTGGTGTCGTTTTCTCTTGAACAAAACCTCATCTTCCACCATCCGTAAAACGCAGCTACTCGGTGTCGTTTTCGAAGACCTAATTCGCAGTGATTCAACTTCAACTtcaacttcaatttcaatttcaaccaCTATTTGTTCAAACTCTTTTGatctttgtcttgaagaaatGTACATAGTGTTACACAGGATCAAAACGTTGATTGAAGATTGTTCCAATGGAAGCAAATTCTCTATTCTAATGCAAATTGAAATCATCGCTGATAATTTCAACAAACTCACCGGAGAATTATCGACGCTTCTAGATGTTTTTCCGATCCATCAGTTTAATCTCAACGACGACGTTTTGGAGATTGTTCATCTCATCAGAAAACAGTGTTCAGAATCAAAGCTTCAATTAGGTGAAGAACAGATCAATCTCCGAAACGATGTCGTTTCTGTTCTGGAAGGGATTAAAAGGGAGATTGTTCCGAATAAGGAGAAACTAGCTTCGATTTTCGAGAAACTGGAGATTCGCGATTCATCAACATGCAGAACTGAGATTGAAAATCTTCAAGAAGAGATTCAGAATCAAAGTGAAGAACAATCGAAATCAAATATGTTTGCTTTGATCGGCCTTGTTCGTTACGCGAAGTGTGTTCTCTTCGGAGCATCAACGCCGTCGACGAGAATTGAAACACTCCGGCGGAATCAGTCGTTGGAGATTGTTGTTCCGGCGGATTACCGGTGTCCGATAAGCTTAGAACTGATTCGTGATCCTGTCGTCGTGGCAACAGGACAGACGTACGATCGTGCCTCCATCAAGTTATGGATTGAATCTGGACATAACACGTGTCCTAAAACAGGTCAGACCCTGGCCCACACGGATTTAATACCTAATCATGCTTTGAGAAACATGATAGCTTTGTGGTGCAGAGAACAGAAAATTCCGTTTGAAGATGACACGGTTACCGTTAAAATAAACGGCGGTGTTGCCAATAAAACAGCTTTGGAAGCTACGAGAATGACGGCGTCGTTTTTAGTCAACAAGTTGACATTGACTAACTCAATGGAAGATACAAACGGCGTCGTTTATGAGCTTCGGGTGTTAGCGAAAACTGATTCAGAAAGCCGAGCCTGTATAGCCGAAGCTGGAGCTATAGAGCttttggttcggtttttaaacTATGAAGTTGGTTCGAACAACCCGAGCCTACAAGTTAACGCCGTGACAACGATTTTAAATCTTTCTATCCTTGAAGCGAATAAGATAAAGATAATGGAAAGTGAGGGTGCGTTAAATGGTATAACGGAGGTTTTACGAGCAGGTGCCACGTGGGAGGCGAAATCGAATGCTGCGGCGACGGTGTTTAGTTTAACGGGAGTTGTTGCTTTTAGAAAACGGTTAGGGAGGAAGACACGTGTCGTTAGTGGATTGGTTGAGTTAGCGAAGAGTGGGCCTGAGGGAGCGAAGAGAGATGCTCTTGCCGCGATTTTGAATCTGGCGTCGGATCGTGAGACGGTGGCGAGGTTAGTTGAGAGTGGCGCGGTTCAAATGACAGCGGAGATAATGCCGGGAATGCCGGAGGAGGCTGTGACGATACTTGAAGCGGTGGTTAAGCGGGGAGGATTGGTGGCGGTTGCGGCGGCTTTTATGGGGATAAAGAAATTGGGGAAGGTGTTGAGGGAGGGATCGGAGAGAGCAAGAGAGAGTGCAGCGGCGACGCTGGTGACGATGTGTAGGAAAGGTGGATCGGAGATTGTGACGGAGCTTGCGGGGATTCATGGTGTGGAGAGGGTGATTTGGGAGTTGATGGCGGTGGGGAGTGTGAGAGGGAGGAGGAAGGCGGCGACGTTGTTGAGGATTTTACGGCGGTGGGCGGCGGGTTTGGACGGTGGTGAAACGGAAGGGTTTTCTACAACTAATGCTTCTGTTAGTGCGTCAACTACCGTGGTTGTTCCAACTACTACTTCATCAGTACAATAG